GGGGCGCCAAGTCCGATATCGTTGCCGCGTGGCCCGGGCCTGGGGCGGCCAGGCCGGACACCAGGCAACACGCGCCGATGAGGAGGGCGGCATACGGAATGCGGAACCGAAAGGGACAGACAAGACGGAACGCGGAGCGCGTTGTGAGCCCACGGTTCATCGTGCCGACTTCTGCCTTCATCATTGGGGGTGCTCCTCGTGCTCGGGGAAAGGGAGGCGTGATCTCGTTGCATTCTCTATTACGGATGCCTTTTTAGCTCAGGTCTCGCAGGAAGCGTTCCATCTCCGTTTCCCAGCGCGTGCCAAAGGTCAGGACGATGATCTGCTTGGTCAGCTGTTTCTCGTCGGTCAAGGGGATGAACTCGCCGCCGCCGGCGGTGGCGATCGAGGCCATGGTGTCCCGGAACTCCTGGTAGAAGCCGGGCAGCGGAGATGGGCTAAAGGCGATATTGGTCAGATGCGCAGTCTGTTTCCACAGGGAGCGCTCAAAGTCTTCGTGCATCTTTTCGGCCAAGTCCAGGGCGCTCACATAGCCGCCCCCGGCCCGGAAGCTCTGAGCCAGATTCAGGATATTGCTGACCGACTCGGGGTGTGGAGACGAGCCCGACACGATGACCAGAATCCGGCGCGATTTCTTGCGCCAGCTGAGGTCGTGGATCGCCACATCAACGCCCTCGTACACCGCCTCGGGCCAGTCACCCCCACCGCCGGCTTCGAGGTTGGCCAGAAAACCCTGTAGCTTCGAGGTCGAGAAGCTGAAATCGACCCAGCGGGTGACGTAATCCTCACCCCGGTCCCGGTAGGCCACAATGCCGACCCGGGTCGTATCGACCATGGTTTGGAGGGACTCGATCATGTTGCTGAGCCGCTCGCGAACCGAGTCGATCACGAACTGCATGCTGTCGGTGGCGTCCACGACCAGGGCGACATCAATGCCGACCCGCCGCAGCCCGCCGACCCGGTCGCCGAAGTCGCCGCCGGCCACCCCGTCGAGCGAGCCGCTCAGATTGGTGATCTGGGTGGTGATACCCTTGAGATCGTCAGAAGTCCGGCCGACCTGAATGGTGACCGGGCTGAAGGAGTTACTCAGAATCGGCATGGCGGTCGGCTTGATGGCGGCCACCCGGCCGGCCAGCGGTGGTGGGCCGGACGACCATTTCTTGACTTGTCTGTGCGGTAGCATGTCCATCGACAAGGCGCCGGGCAGGTCTCTGAGGGACGGCTCGCCCTCCCAGTCGTCCGGGTCTTTCTGGTCCTCGGCCTGGGCGGCCGGGTCCTGGGCGAACGGCAGGGCGGTCACTTTGATGAGGTCCTGACCCTTCTGGATCACGGTCACCGCCGTGGTGGCAAACACCGACAGCAGCAGCAGGTGGGCGACGGTGGAGACGGCAAACCAGCGCGCGTTGGTGCCGAACCGGCCTCGGGACAACCACAGGTCTTCCTGGGGGTCGGTCACGCCGGTGCGTTCTTTTTCGGCGGAAGCCATACCTAGTCCTCCTTCTTTATCTCGCGTCTGTCAGAGCCGAAGGGCTTAGCCCGCCCCCTGCTGGGCGGCGATGGCAATCTGGGTTGCCCCGGCCCGCTGGGCCGCCGACAGAATCTTGACCGCCTCGCCCAGGATCACCGATTGGTCGCCCTCCAGGACGACCGGGACATCCTGCATCGTTTCGATGATCGGCCGCAGATACAGTTCAAGCTCAGCCAGGGCGACCGGCTGATTGTTGACGAAAATTTCTTTCTGGGGGGTGACCGTGACGATGATCTGGCGCGGTTCGGACTCGGTTTCCTGGACCCGCGGCAGATCGATCGTGGCGCCCGACTGGACCATCGCCACGCTGGTCACCATGAAGATGATCAGCAGGACGAGAAAGATATCGGTCAGCGGGGTGATGTTGATCTCGGACATGACCTCGTCACGCCCGCCCCTCTTTTTGGGACCACTCATGGCCATGAGATTATCTCCTTTTTCCTGAGTCCTAAGCGGACTGGGCCGCTTCTCTCCTGCCGATGCGGATGGCGTCGATGATGCGGTCAGAACCAATCGTCATGGCCGTATCAATCCGTTCCAGCTTGGTATTGAAATAATTGTAGAAGATAACGGCGATGATAGCGACCGCCAGACCGAGCGCCGTGGCCACCAATGCCTCGGAAATACCGCCGGCCACGACGGTAAACCCGCCGCTGCCCTCGACCGCCATGCTTTGGAAAGATTTGATAATCCCGACCACCGTCCCCAGCAGGCCGATGAACGGCGCGCTGACGCCGGTAGTGGCCAGAATCCAGATCGCGCCCTTGAGCCCTTCGGCCTCTTCCAGGCGACGCTCTTCGGCCAGGCTTGACAGCTGCTCGGTGGATTCGTCCTGCTGGCGGGCGATGATCTCGCGGAACACCCGTCCGGCGGGCAATTTGTTCTCGGCTTGGCTGGTCTCCAGGGCGGTGTTGAAATCACCCTGCTGCAAGGGACTCACCAGGTCTCTGGCCAGATGCAGGGTTTTTGTCATGATCCCGCCCAGGTTCCACAGCCGTTCCAGAATGATCGTGATACACACCACTGACATGATGATAAGCGGGTAGCTGACATACCACCCCTGGTGAATCATATCCATGACGCTTAAACCTTCCACAGTCTGTCCTCCTATGGTTAAAAAGCGGATGCTTGGCTCAGCTGCTCATCCTCGTCCGCTTTTGGGTTACTGACCCAGGTTTTCCTCCTCAGCCGAAGAGGCAGGGTGCTGTATTGGTTCACCGAAGCTGTCTTGCATATCAAGTTCGTGCAGAAATTGTTTGAGCCAGTCGATCTCGGCTTTGAAGTGGACCAGACCGTGTTCAATGATCTTGGCCTGGGTGAGGGTGGCCTTCTTCTGGTCTGTCCAGTAGCTGTGTTGTTCGACAACCCAGGCCAGCCGCTTTTCAGCCCACTCCAGGTGTGTGTTCAGGGCTGTGCGCAGTTCGTCGGGGCTGACGAAATGACCGAAGGCCAGGGCCGTGTTGATGGGGTCAAAGACCTTTTCTCTGCTCTCGGTGTCGAACAACAGGCGGCGCAGTTCGGTCTGCAGATACTCGCGACCGGTCGCCGTAATCTGGTACACCTGCCGTGTGGGGTAGCGCCCTTTTTGTTCGGCCCAGGCTTTCTCCACATAGCCGGAACGTTCGAGTTGGCCAAGGTTGTAGTATAAGGACCCCCCGCTCAGATTGATGTAGGTCGCGAACAGCCGCCGT
The nucleotide sequence above comes from Desulfurellaceae bacterium. Encoded proteins:
- a CDS encoding VWA domain-containing protein, which produces MASAEKERTGVTDPQEDLWLSRGRFGTNARWFAVSTVAHLLLLSVFATTAVTVIQKGQDLIKVTALPFAQDPAAQAEDQKDPDDWEGEPSLRDLPGALSMDMLPHRQVKKWSSGPPPLAGRVAAIKPTAMPILSNSFSPVTIQVGRTSDDLKGITTQITNLSGSLDGVAGGDFGDRVGGLRRVGIDVALVVDATDSMQFVIDSVRERLSNMIESLQTMVDTTRVGIVAYRDRGEDYVTRWVDFSFSTSKLQGFLANLEAGGGGDWPEAVYEGVDVAIHDLSWRKKSRRILVIVSGSSPHPESVSNILNLAQSFRAGGGYVSALDLAEKMHEDFERSLWKQTAHLTNIAFSPSPLPGFYQEFRDTMASIATAGGGEFIPLTDEKQLTKQIIVLTFGTRWETEMERFLRDLS
- a CDS encoding biopolymer transporter ExbD → MAMSGPKKRGGRDEVMSEINITPLTDIFLVLLIIFMVTSVAMVQSGATIDLPRVQETESEPRQIIVTVTPQKEIFVNNQPVALAELELYLRPIIETMQDVPVVLEGDQSVILGEAVKILSAAQRAGATQIAIAAQQGAG
- a CDS encoding MotA/TolQ/ExbB proton channel family protein, with the protein product MEGLSVMDMIHQGWYVSYPLIIMSVVCITIILERLWNLGGIMTKTLHLARDLVSPLQQGDFNTALETSQAENKLPAGRVFREIIARQQDESTEQLSSLAEERRLEEAEGLKGAIWILATTGVSAPFIGLLGTVVGIIKSFQSMAVEGSGGFTVVAGGISEALVATALGLAVAIIAVIFYNYFNTKLERIDTAMTIGSDRIIDAIRIGRREAAQSA
- a CDS encoding PadR family transcriptional regulator, with translation MSVHLVILGLLSERPCHGYELRQEVERRLFATYINLSGGSLYYNLGQLERSGYVEKAWAEQKGRYPTRQVYQITATGREYLQTELRRLLFDTESREKVFDPINTALAFGHFVSPDELRTALNTHLEWAEKRLAWVVEQHSYWTDQKKATLTQAKIIEHGLVHFKAEIDWLKQFLHELDMQDSFGEPIQHPASSAEEENLGQ